One window of Epinephelus fuscoguttatus linkage group LG9, E.fuscoguttatus.final_Chr_v1 genomic DNA carries:
- the LOC125894889 gene encoding probable ATP-dependent RNA helicase DDX41: METENRPRKRSYGEGEKSGSEGSEDDDYVPYVPVKIRKQQMLQKMLRLRGKAVDEEQKDSGEEQRDEDEGLGPRSNVSLLDQHQHLKEKAEARKESAKEKQLKEEEKILESVAEGRALMSVKEMAKGIIYDDPIKTSWKAPRYILNMPDTRHERVRKKFHILVDGDGIPPPIKSFREMKFPPAILKGLKKKGIVHPTPIQIQGIPTVLSGRDMIGIAFTGSGKTLVFTLPIIMFSLEQEKRLPFFKREGPYGLIICPSRELARQTHGIIEYYCKLLEEEGAPQLRSALCIGGMSVKEQMEVVKHGVHMMVATPGRLMDLLQKKMVSLDICRYLALDEADRMIDMGFEEDIRTIFSYFKGQRQTLLFSATMPKKIQNFAKSALVKPITINVGRAGAASLDVIQEVEYVKEEAKMVYLLECLQKTPPPVLIFAEKKADVDAIHEYLLLKGVEAVAIHGGKDQEERTKAIEAFKEGKKDVLVATDVASKGLDFPAIQHVVNYDMPEEIENYVHRIGRTGRSGKTGIATTFINKGCDESVLMDLKALLVEAKQKVPPVLQVLQTGDETMLDIGGERGCTFCGGLGHRITDCPKLEAMQTKQVTNIGRKDYLAHSSMDF, translated from the exons atggagaCCGAAAATCGACCAAGAAAG agatcttATGGGGAGGGTgaaaagtctggctctgaaggCTCGGAGGATGACGATTATGTGCCCTATGTTCCtgtcaaaataagaaaacaacaaaTG CTACAGAAGATGTTACGTCTGCGAGGAAAGGCAGTGGACGAGGAGCAGAAGGACagtggagaggagcagagggatGAAGATGAGGGTCTTGGTCCACGCTCCAACGTCAGTCTCCTTGACCAGCATCAGCACCTCAAGGAAAAAGCAGAAG CTCGTAAGGAGTCAGCCAAGGAGAAGCAgctgaaagaggaagagaagattCTTGAGAGCGTTGCAGAGGGCAGAG CTCTGATGTCTGTGAAGGAAATGGCCAAAGGTATCATATATGACGATCCCATAAAAACAAG CTGGAAGGCACCACGCTACATCCTGAATATGCCAGATACCCGACATGAGCGCGTCAGGAAGAAGTTTCACATCCTGGTCGATGGAGACGGCATCCCTCCTCCAATCAAAAGCTTCAGGGAGATGAAGTTTCCACCAG CAATTTTAAAAGGCTTGAAGAAGAAGGGCATTGTGCATCCCACACCTATTCAAATTCAAGGAATTCCCACAGT TCTGTCAGGTCGTGACATGATCGGCATCGCCTTCACTGGTTCTGGAAAGACTCTGGTCTTCACTCTGCCCATCATCATGTTCTCCCTGGAGCAGGAGAAAAGGTTGCCTTTCTTCAAGAGAGAGGGACCGTATGGACTCATCATCTGTCCTTCA CGAGAGTTGGCGAGGCAGACTCACGGCATCATTGAATACTACTGCAAGCTGCTCGAGGAGGAAGGAGCTCCTCAGCTGCGCTCTGCCCTCTGCATCGGAGGAATGTCTGTCAAGGAGCAGATGGAGGTAGTAAAACA CGGTGTGCACATGATGGTCGCCACACCTGGCAGACTGATGGACTTGCTGCAGAAGAAGATGGTGAGTCTGGACATCTGCCGCTACTTGGCTCTGGATGAGGCTGATAGGATGATTGACATGGGCTTTGAGGAAGACATCAGAACCATCTTCTCCTACTTCAAG GGACAAAGGCAAACCCTGCTTTTCAGCGCCACTATGCCCAAGAAGATCCAGAACTTTGCCAAGAGTGCACTGGTCAAACCCATCACAATTAATGTGGGCAGGGCTGGAGCTGCCAGCTTGGATGTCATCCAG GAAGTGGAATACGTCAAAGAGGAGGCCAAGATGGTGTACCTGCTCGAATGTCTCCAGAAAACACCACCTCCT GTGCTGATATTTGCTGAGAAGAAGGCTGATGTAGATGCCATCCATGAGTATCTGCTGCTAAAAGGAGTTGAGGCAGTGGCCATCCATGGAGGAAAAG ATCAGGAAGAAAGAACAAAAGCTATAGAGGCAtttaaagaaggaaagaaagatgtCTTGGTTGCCACAGACGTTGCCTCCAAGGGTTTGGATTTCCCAGCCATACAGCATGTAGTGAATTATGACATGCCTGAGGAGATAGAAAACTATG TCCACAGAATTGGAAGAACTGGACGATCAGGCAAGACCGGTATCGCCACTACATTCATCAATAAAGGCTGCG ATGAGTCTGTGTTGATGGACCTGAAAGCCCTGCTAGTTGAAGCCAAGCAGAAGGTTCCTCCagtcctccaggtgctccaaacAGGAGACGAGACCATGCTGGACATCGGAG GAGAGAGGGGCTGTACGTTCTGTGGCGGTCTGGGTCATCGTATTACAGACTGTCCCAAGTTGGAGGCCATGCAGACCAAGCAGGTCACCAACATCGGGCGGAAAGACTACCTGGCTCACAGCTCAATGGACTTCTAA
- the dok3 gene encoding docking protein 3 — translation MDVIFKEGKLYLQGVKFGKKTWRKIWMVLLKPSSMGVGRLEISSLLDNNAATDQRKVSWPKTPERKVVRLSDCLSVVPAPKQSCPSGCTAFYLNTTQCTYTLASTTTQDWLSALCLLAFQKDPGESDKGAFERGNDLTMADNDLYSSWKTDLTLPPNQYQVTVQSTEASRRCKLSGEYLVSTEKDAVTLLAINTGHIFYRWPYRLLRKYGQVEGGFSIEAGRRCESGEGVFIFLSRHGPQIFQNISRQCSVERMSPSQPTSVHRRSFCDSDLPTTTSWPSGHPVYSPADVSADTEDESADHYSTINDTPVQNVKRLSLVQTHLSNSREAVGDEDEDEADRCHSLEAVNWDNVMEDSIYCNLRRATPPIIRPDEFKPAGFSECIYSDLKIVDFPLNPQLQPLSSPLPEFVPHLRPSTPPKSAPSTPPRPRYQRQPPANNYIPPGYNTQAQAVDDMKEMEEAISSSTHVGPTEAPGSFKHRLAEIISKDLAKFQPPLPSGVGSPTFSQ, via the exons ATGGATGTTATCTTCAAGGAAGGGAAGCTGTACCTTCAAGGGGTCAAGTTTGGAAAG AAAACATGGCGGAAAATATGGATGGTGCTTTTGAAGCCCAGCTCCATGGGTGTCGGGCGGTTGGAGATCTCTAGTCTACTTGACAACAATGCTGCTACTGACCAGAGGAAAGTCTCTTGGCCGAAAACGCCTGAAAGAAAAGTTGTGCGTCTGAGTGACTGCCTGAGTGTTGTCCCTGCTCCAAAGCAGTCTTGCCCCTCTGGGTGCACCGCCTTCTATCTAAACACCACTCAATGCACCTACACTCTGGCCTCCACAACAACCCAGGACTGGTTGAGTGCCCTCTGCCTTCTAGCCTTCCAG AAGGATCCTGGGGAATCAGACAAAGGGGCTTTCGAGAGAGGAAATGACTTGACCATGGCGGACAATGACCTTTACTCATCTTGGAAAACCG ACCTGACCCTTCCTCCAAACCAGTACCAAGTGACAGTCCAGAGCACAGAGGCATCCAGGAGGTGCAAGTTGTCCGGGGAGTATCTGGTCTCCACAGAAAAAGATGCTGTGACTCTGCTGGCCATCAATACTGGTCACATATTCTATCGCTGGCCGTACAGGCTCTTACGCAAATATGGACAGGTGGAG GGTGGATTTAGCATTGAAGCCGGCCGGCGCTGCGAGTCAGGAGAGGGAGTGTTCATCTTCCTGTCCAGGCACGGTCCCCAGATCTTCCAGAATATATCAAGGCAGTGCTCTGTGGAGAGGATGTCCCCTTCTCAGCCAACCAGTGTCCACAGGAGATCCTTTTGTGACTCTGATCTCCCAACCACAACCAGCTGGCCCTCTGGTCACCCTGTCTACAGTCCTGCAGATGTttctgcagacacagaggatgAGTCTGCCGACCACTACTCTACTATAAATGATACCCCTGTGCAAAATGTAAAGCGGCTATCTCTTGTCCAAACTCATCTCTCTAACAGCAGGGAGGCTGTGGGagatgaagatgaggatgaagCTGATAGATGTCATTCCCTGGAGGCTGTAAACTGGGATAATGTCATGGAGGACAGCATTTATTGCAACCTAAGGAGAGCCACACCTCCTATAATCAGACCTGATGAGTTCAAACCTGCAGGGTTCTCAGAGTGCATCTATTCAGATTTGAAAATAGTTGATTTTCCCTTAAATCCCCAGCTGCAGCCCCTCTCGTCACCCCTCCCTGAGTTTGTTCCCCATCTTCGTCCCTCCACCCCGCCCAAGTCTGCTCCCAGCACCCCACCCAGGCCCCGATACCAGCGCCAGCCCCCTGCGAATAACTACATCCCGCCAGGGTACAATACACAGGCACAGGCGGTGGATGACAtgaaggagatggaggaggccATCAGCTCCTCTACCCATGTTGGCCCCACAGAGGCCCCTGGCAGTTTTAAACACAGGCTGGCAGAAATCATTTCTAAGGACCTGGCAAAGTTCCAGCCACCTCTTCCCTCTGGAGTGGGCAGCCCCACATTTTCTCAGTAG